A stretch of the Vibrio aphrogenes genome encodes the following:
- a CDS encoding DUF1090 domain-containing protein produces the protein MMKAIMAITATVGLLIGFNVNAAQNCEDLKGCEAKICHIEKQLDMAKQNNHTRKAEGLNKALENAKDNCSLGGLQSDLQDDIADIKDDIAEHQDDLAEAMEDHDQEKIDKYQQKIEEDQEKLTTLQAELQKLK, from the coding sequence ATGATGAAAGCAATAATGGCGATAACGGCAACAGTAGGTTTATTGATTGGTTTTAATGTTAATGCTGCACAAAATTGTGAAGATTTAAAAGGTTGTGAAGCTAAAATATGTCATATTGAAAAGCAACTTGATATGGCTAAGCAAAATAACCACACCAGAAAAGCTGAAGGCTTGAATAAAGCATTAGAAAATGCCAAAGACAACTGCTCATTAGGTGGTTTGCAATCTGACCTACAAGATGACATTGCCGATATAAAAGATGATATAGCAGAGCACCAAGATGATTTGGCTGAAGCTATGGAAGATCATGACCAAGAAAAAATTGATAAATACCAACAAAAAATCGAAGAAGATCAAGAGAAATTAACAACGCTACAGGCAGAGTTACAAAAATTGAAATAA
- the ylqF gene encoding ribosome biogenesis GTPase YlqF — protein MVNGNIQWFPGHMHKARKEIEEVIPKIDVIIEVLDARIPFSSENPLISKLRGDKPCIKVLNKRDLSDPELTEVWIEHFEKEQGVKAMAITTENPQEVHKIMELCRKLAPHRTDIGKDIRTMIMGIPNVGKSTIINTLAGRTIAQTGNQPAVTRRQQRINLQNGIVLSDTPGILWPKVENPHSGFRLAATGAVKDTAMEYDEVAFYTVEYLAAHYPELLKERYSIDQLPDTEIELMEEIGRKRGALRAGGRIDLHKASEILLHELRNGTLGQITLELPEMITQELIDVEIQAEKKAEEKAKKKEERRKRYLRNKR, from the coding sequence ATGGTTAATGGCAATATCCAATGGTTTCCCGGTCATATGCACAAAGCTCGCAAGGAGATCGAAGAAGTCATCCCAAAAATCGATGTCATCATTGAAGTATTGGATGCCCGTATTCCATTTTCAAGTGAGAACCCATTAATATCAAAGCTTAGAGGAGATAAGCCTTGTATTAAAGTTCTTAACAAACGAGATCTCTCGGATCCTGAGTTAACTGAGGTTTGGATTGAGCATTTCGAGAAAGAGCAAGGCGTAAAAGCCATGGCTATCACTACCGAAAATCCTCAAGAAGTGCATAAGATCATGGAGCTATGTCGTAAGCTTGCTCCACATCGTACCGATATTGGTAAAGATATTCGCACCATGATCATGGGCATCCCCAATGTTGGTAAATCTACTATCATCAATACTTTAGCAGGCCGTACTATTGCCCAAACGGGTAACCAGCCAGCCGTTACTCGTCGTCAACAACGTATCAATTTACAAAATGGTATCGTGTTGTCTGATACGCCCGGAATTTTATGGCCAAAAGTAGAAAACCCACACAGCGGCTTTCGTCTGGCGGCAACAGGTGCAGTAAAAGATACGGCAATGGAATACGATGAAGTGGCGTTTTATACCGTGGAATACCTCGCCGCTCATTACCCGGAGTTACTCAAAGAACGTTATAGCATTGACCAACTGCCTGACACTGAAATCGAGCTGATGGAAGAAATTGGTCGTAAGCGTGGCGCATTACGTGCAGGGGGCCGAATCGATCTCCATAAAGCCTCTGAGATTCTCTTACATGAATTGCGTAATGGCACACTCGGTCAAATTACTTTAGAACTGCCGGAGATGATCACTCAAGAATTGATTGATGTAGAAATTCAGGCAGAGAAAAAAGCCGAAGAAAAAGCGAAAAAGAAAGAAGAGCGTCGTAAACGTTATTTGCGTAATAAACGTTAA
- a CDS encoding AraC family transcriptional regulator — MFITKVDPQSVEDITHSVVVIGLGMVTEQWELPFHTHGKAELLFADTGLITVETKDHLWVVPPQGAVWIPGGVEHRAKCSGSPRGFVVFVEPGIVEGLPEKCSTISVSSFLRALLERTAVLPLDDKHEGSAARLIAVLLDEIISAPLELFNLPMPSDMRLREMVDAMFASPSERVTLEQWAGRINMSERNMSRLFTLETGLSINRWRRQMHVVKALPLLEQGESIQNIAETLGYESSGSFVTMFRKVTGTPPKRFITDRMANVHTPLNVPEAGFYEY; from the coding sequence ATGTTCATAACTAAGGTTGATCCTCAATCCGTTGAAGATATAACACATTCAGTCGTAGTTATTGGTCTTGGAATGGTAACAGAGCAGTGGGAACTGCCTTTCCATACCCATGGTAAAGCGGAATTATTGTTCGCTGATACTGGTTTGATCACGGTAGAGACAAAAGATCACTTATGGGTTGTTCCGCCTCAAGGAGCGGTATGGATTCCCGGGGGCGTGGAACATCGAGCAAAATGTAGTGGCAGTCCGAGAGGTTTTGTTGTGTTTGTCGAACCGGGAATCGTCGAAGGGTTGCCTGAGAAATGCAGTACCATTTCGGTCTCTTCATTTCTGCGCGCGCTACTTGAACGTACAGCTGTGCTTCCTCTAGATGATAAGCATGAAGGAAGTGCTGCACGTCTGATTGCTGTTTTGCTTGATGAAATTATATCAGCGCCTCTTGAATTGTTTAACCTACCAATGCCTTCAGATATGCGTTTACGTGAGATGGTTGATGCTATGTTTGCATCACCTTCTGAGAGAGTCACACTTGAACAATGGGCTGGGCGCATAAACATGAGTGAGCGGAATATGTCTCGACTTTTTACACTCGAAACAGGATTGAGCATTAATCGCTGGAGGCGGCAGATGCATGTTGTAAAGGCTTTACCTTTACTTGAACAAGGAGAATCAATCCAAAATATTGCTGAGACACTTGGTTATGAAAGCTCCGGATCCTTTGTCACGATGTTCCGTAAAGTTACCGGAACTCCGCCCAAACGTTTTATTACCGATCGTATGGCTAACGTACATACACCTCTGAACGTGCCAGAGGCCGGATTCTATGAATATTAA
- a CDS encoding amidohydrolase family protein — protein MKHNKKVIRGGTLLTMDKNLGDVINGALLIEDNIISDISANLHEFDHHEDAEFIDAEGAIVMPGMVDAHRHNWMSLFRGVSTEESLPAFLVNTFYAFGSVLTADDMYAAVLSGNISALNAGTTTVYEINDCVNSPEHASSAIQAMKDSGIRGVYAYGMQVYDFKPAGFKTQDERLNNATEIANTEFNGQDRLSMGMLISDLGTVPFDYTATQINLIDKLGIKCVSHTGAAKTSVLLRGLRELDDHGLLRPGHLHAHSNGLTGEDWKLIAKTGGYVVSTPSSELQMGMGYLPYQPCVEHDIPFGLGTDLTGVTTDDLFTQMNIALQIERAQANDKVHQRDTMPFEITPTVRDALYWATMGGAEVMGLADKIGSLSVGKNADIIIIRHTEGFVPTMNVAGSVAQMTKSTDIDTVIADGVIRKRHGMLVGYDLKKIENLSQTAFNMLKHKAKSFTSLSAVDVEKFFKLAERKATYHFAQAYNDDYFEKMMK, from the coding sequence ATGAAACATAATAAAAAGGTTATTCGTGGCGGTACTTTATTAACCATGGATAAAAACCTTGGTGACGTTATTAACGGTGCCTTATTAATAGAAGATAATATAATAAGCGACATCAGTGCTAATCTTCATGAATTTGATCATCACGAAGATGCTGAATTCATTGACGCAGAAGGCGCAATTGTCATGCCTGGAATGGTGGATGCTCATCGTCATAACTGGATGTCTCTTTTCCGTGGTGTCTCAACAGAAGAATCGTTACCAGCATTCTTAGTCAACACATTTTATGCTTTCGGAAGCGTATTAACCGCTGATGATATGTATGCCGCTGTACTTTCAGGAAATATCAGCGCACTTAACGCTGGAACAACCACTGTCTATGAAATTAATGATTGTGTTAATTCCCCTGAACATGCAAGCAGCGCTATCCAAGCCATGAAAGATAGTGGTATTAGAGGTGTTTATGCTTATGGTATGCAAGTTTATGATTTCAAACCAGCAGGATTTAAAACACAAGATGAGCGTTTGAATAACGCTACAGAAATAGCGAATACAGAATTTAATGGTCAAGATCGCCTCAGTATGGGGATGCTAATTTCTGATCTTGGAACTGTCCCATTTGATTATACTGCCACGCAAATAAATCTCATTGATAAATTAGGTATTAAATGTGTTTCTCATACTGGGGCCGCAAAAACTTCTGTACTCTTACGCGGTTTGAGAGAATTAGATGACCATGGACTGTTGAGACCGGGTCATTTGCATGCACACAGCAACGGATTAACTGGTGAAGACTGGAAGTTGATTGCGAAAACAGGAGGCTATGTAGTTAGTACCCCTTCAAGTGAACTGCAAATGGGGATGGGGTATTTACCTTATCAACCATGTGTTGAACACGATATTCCCTTTGGCCTTGGTACGGATCTTACCGGTGTTACCACTGATGATCTGTTCACACAAATGAATATTGCACTACAAATTGAACGTGCACAGGCAAACGATAAGGTACATCAGCGTGACACGATGCCATTTGAGATCACACCGACTGTGCGTGATGCGCTTTATTGGGCAACGATGGGGGGGGCTGAAGTTATGGGTCTTGCAGATAAAATTGGTTCGCTGAGTGTCGGGAAAAATGCAGATATTATTATTATCCGACACACGGAAGGATTTGTACCTACGATGAATGTGGCAGGTAGTGTAGCCCAAATGACGAAAAGTACGGATATAGACACCGTTATTGCTGACGGGGTGATTAGAAAACGTCATGGTATGTTAGTGGGTTATGATCTGAAAAAAATAGAAAACCTATCACAGACAGCATTTAATATGCTTAAACATAAAGCAAAATCCTTTACTTCACTTTCAGCTGTAGATGTTGAAAAATTCTTCAAACTCGCCGAGCGTAAGGCAACATATCACTTTGCCCAAGCGTATAACGATGATTATTTCGAAAAAATGATGAAATAA
- a CDS encoding DHA2 family efflux MFS transporter permease subunit yields MQLAQKSVNSPYLMLTVLMIGAFSGLFGETALNMALTTLMDEFSITSGIAQWLVTGYLLTLAVFMPISAFLMRCFNTKSLVVSAIFISFAGCMIAVASTELPTLMLGRVVQAVGTAIILPILISCALLIFPMQKRAAVMGIVGIAITLAPALGPTLSGFIITFINWRAIFMISALIYFIIFILAIRVVENIGDITRPKIDIISIVLSTIGFSGIIYSFATLAENSFSSVTVWAPLAIGIISLGVFVWRQSNITEPMINLQVFNNQTFIVGLLLMMICMMSILATAIILPLYLIEVLLLQAALAGMFLLPGNLLNVLFSPLIGILYNRYDSKLLAGLGAVFILISASAFLLLMNQAALPWQVTIAFMCLCIGVTCIIMPAQTAALSALPKELYSDGSSVWNTFYQVSGAAGSSIAITIMTNTHDNVLKNGRVKEEITALALGAHSVFYLLLFFGFIALILAFKLNKPHTVLKS; encoded by the coding sequence ATGCAATTAGCTCAAAAAAGTGTTAACTCACCATATTTAATGTTAACTGTTTTAATGATAGGAGCCTTTTCCGGTTTATTTGGAGAAACAGCGTTAAACATGGCTCTGACTACTTTAATGGATGAGTTTTCTATTACTTCTGGCATTGCACAATGGTTAGTTACTGGTTACTTATTAACATTAGCGGTATTTATGCCTATCTCGGCTTTTTTGATGCGATGTTTTAATACAAAGAGCTTGGTTGTCAGTGCCATTTTCATTTCTTTTGCAGGATGCATGATTGCAGTCGCCTCGACAGAGCTACCGACTCTAATGTTAGGGCGTGTAGTACAAGCTGTGGGTACGGCTATTATATTACCTATATTGATAAGCTGTGCTTTACTCATCTTTCCTATGCAAAAACGTGCCGCTGTCATGGGAATTGTGGGGATTGCTATTACATTAGCACCCGCACTTGGGCCTACATTATCAGGTTTTATTATCACATTTATAAATTGGCGTGCGATTTTCATGATAAGCGCATTAATTTATTTTATTATTTTTATTTTAGCGATAAGAGTGGTTGAAAATATAGGAGATATTACCCGACCTAAGATTGATATTATATCTATTGTACTTTCTACAATTGGATTTAGCGGCATAATCTATAGCTTTGCAACGTTGGCCGAAAATTCGTTTTCATCCGTCACTGTTTGGGCACCTCTTGCAATAGGGATCATTAGTCTTGGTGTCTTTGTATGGCGACAATCGAATATCACAGAACCAATGATAAATTTACAAGTATTTAATAATCAAACGTTCATAGTCGGACTGCTTCTTATGATGATATGTATGATGAGCATACTTGCCACGGCTATTATTTTGCCACTTTACTTAATAGAAGTATTATTATTACAAGCGGCTTTGGCGGGGATGTTTTTACTACCGGGAAATCTCTTGAATGTCTTATTTTCGCCTTTAATTGGGATACTATATAACCGTTATGACTCCAAGCTACTTGCAGGTTTGGGAGCCGTGTTTATCTTGATCAGCGCGTCAGCTTTTCTATTGCTAATGAATCAAGCAGCCTTACCGTGGCAGGTTACCATTGCATTTATGTGTTTATGTATTGGGGTTACTTGTATTATTATGCCTGCACAAACGGCCGCCCTCAGCGCTTTACCTAAAGAATTATATTCTGACGGTTCATCCGTCTGGAATACATTTTATCAAGTTTCAGGTGCGGCAGGTTCTTCAATAGCGATTACTATAATGACTAATACTCATGACAATGTATTGAAGAATGGAAGAGTAAAAGAAGAAATTACTGCCTTAGCGCTAGGCGCTCACTCCGTTTTTTATTTATTATTATTTTTTGGTTTTATTGCTTTAATATTAGCCTTTAAATTAAATAAGCCACATACCGTTCTCAAATCTTAA
- a CDS encoding response regulator transcription factor, translating to MKVLIVDDTHSVVETIMDYLELEGITADCAYHGESALQLIQQNHYDVIVMDIMMPKLDGISAVKQLRDDFFCNTPILFLTAKDTLADKIEAFQAGGDDFLNKPFAMEELCLRLQALHRRGPRLDVGQLSFADLSMNLQTNEVLRSGQRIKLSKIQRTIFKLLLKNAPAVVSKEAVISEVWGEDSPSSDSLRSHIYGLRTALDKGFDSSRLETLHGQGYRLKHD from the coding sequence ATGAAAGTTTTGATTGTTGACGACACTCATAGCGTGGTGGAAACCATCATGGATTATTTGGAATTAGAAGGTATTACGGCTGATTGTGCTTACCATGGCGAAAGCGCCTTACAACTGATCCAACAAAATCATTATGATGTGATTGTCATGGATATCATGATGCCCAAGTTGGATGGTATCAGCGCTGTCAAACAATTACGTGATGACTTTTTTTGCAATACGCCAATTTTATTTTTGACCGCCAAAGATACTTTAGCTGATAAAATTGAGGCTTTTCAGGCTGGAGGGGATGACTTTTTAAATAAACCTTTTGCGATGGAAGAATTATGCTTACGTTTGCAGGCATTACATCGTCGCGGCCCTCGTTTGGATGTTGGGCAATTAAGTTTTGCTGATTTGTCGATGAATTTACAAACCAATGAAGTCTTACGTTCAGGTCAACGGATTAAGCTCAGTAAAATTCAACGAACCATCTTTAAATTGTTATTAAAAAATGCGCCGGCGGTAGTTTCAAAAGAGGCCGTGATTTCTGAGGTGTGGGGAGAGGATTCACCGTCTTCTGATTCCTTACGTAGCCATATTTATGGTCTGAGAACTGCATTAGATAAGGGTTTTGATAGCAGTCGATTAGAAACCTTACATGGACAAGGGTATCGTTTAAAACATGACTAA
- a CDS encoding sensor histidine kinase, producing the protein MTKAPSFARKIRMNFLVLTSLMFLLFWGLIYFAQDRLEVISLEHRLTTETKEYVKNYKRYGFRADKPDPQELDTYWSKEELPQWLQTYQQAGFFEEQLGQEDKHFLVTKHPSGQGWLYVVYQDDADDYLDEYEDRLHLITFLVGAIFLIAVIGYGMYFVRLISRPLIEIEHKIDAMAPNKPAFTVDTEYKETQSIEHTLLNNKAQIAAYFQREQEFSRFASHELRTPIMVIKGSTELLKKVPNMPGIASKAVTRIDEAGHQMQILTEAFLLLGKEEIEPHHFSNEPLSSHIHQALETMVQYFAKQNISYQLQEREAGCVEAPSSFVDIVMVNLIKNAFSYSIGDIQVELDRQTLTVMNHHQGNDLHNSGYGCGLAIIERICSRMAWQFETHNDGQSFVAKVVFEGQPSHVVH; encoded by the coding sequence ATGACTAAGGCTCCCAGTTTTGCCAGAAAAATCCGCATGAATTTTTTGGTTCTCACCAGCTTAATGTTTCTCTTATTTTGGGGCTTAATTTATTTTGCTCAAGATAGGTTAGAAGTGATCAGTTTGGAGCATCGCTTAACGACGGAGACAAAAGAATACGTCAAAAACTATAAGCGTTATGGATTTCGCGCAGATAAACCGGACCCACAAGAACTTGATACCTATTGGTCAAAAGAAGAATTGCCTCAATGGTTGCAAACCTATCAGCAAGCGGGCTTTTTTGAAGAGCAACTCGGCCAAGAAGATAAGCACTTTTTAGTCACTAAACACCCTTCAGGCCAAGGTTGGTTATACGTTGTTTATCAAGACGATGCCGATGATTATTTAGATGAATACGAAGATAGATTGCATCTGATTACTTTTTTAGTAGGCGCGATTTTTCTGATCGCTGTGATTGGTTATGGTATGTATTTTGTTCGTTTGATCTCCCGACCTTTAATTGAGATTGAACATAAAATTGATGCTATGGCTCCCAATAAGCCTGCGTTTACGGTGGATACTGAGTATAAAGAAACGCAAAGTATTGAACACACGTTATTGAATAACAAAGCACAAATTGCCGCTTATTTTCAACGTGAACAAGAATTTAGTCGCTTTGCCTCTCATGAATTAAGAACGCCGATTATGGTGATTAAAGGCTCAACGGAGTTATTAAAAAAAGTACCTAATATGCCGGGGATTGCGAGTAAAGCAGTGACTCGAATCGATGAAGCAGGGCATCAAATGCAGATATTAACCGAAGCCTTTTTATTATTAGGTAAAGAAGAGATTGAGCCACACCACTTTTCCAATGAGCCATTGTCGAGTCATATTCATCAAGCGTTAGAAACAATGGTGCAGTATTTTGCGAAACAGAATATTTCTTATCAATTACAAGAGCGAGAAGCGGGTTGCGTGGAAGCGCCTTCCAGCTTTGTGGATATTGTGATGGTAAATTTAATTAAAAATGCGTTTAGTTACAGTATCGGTGATATTCAGGTGGAATTAGATAGGCAAACTTTAACGGTCATGAATCACCACCAAGGTAATGATTTGCATAATTCAGGTTATGGTTGTGGTCTTGCCATTATTGAACGGATTTGCAGCCGCATGGCGTGGCAATTTGAGACTCATAATGACGGGCAGAGTTTTGTCGCCAAAGTGGTGTTTGAGGGGCAGCCATCTCACGTTGTGCATTAA
- a CDS encoding YgiW/YdeI family stress tolerance OB fold protein, whose amino-acid sequence MKKTFTIISLTAVFSMSAMAAPQVVSPTVPATKASHTQGGFEGPQQGVTILTSVAEAQNANDDDKVVLTGQIKSSLGHEDYVFADKSGEITVEIDDDIWQGRTITTEHTVVLHGEVDKDWNDLTIDVDRLEVQ is encoded by the coding sequence ATGAAAAAAACATTCACAATAATTTCGCTTACTGCTGTATTTTCAATGTCAGCAATGGCTGCGCCACAAGTTGTTTCTCCAACCGTACCAGCAACGAAAGCATCTCACACGCAAGGTGGTTTTGAAGGACCACAACAAGGTGTGACAATATTGACTTCGGTAGCAGAAGCCCAAAATGCCAATGATGATGACAAAGTGGTGTTAACCGGACAGATTAAAAGTTCACTAGGGCATGAAGATTATGTCTTTGCTGATAAGAGCGGTGAAATTACCGTTGAGATTGATGATGATATTTGGCAGGGCCGTACGATCACAACAGAGCATACAGTGGTGTTACATGGTGAAGTGGATAAAGATTGGAATGATCTCACCATTGATGTCGATCGTTTAGAGGTTCAATAA
- a CDS encoding YjiH family protein, whose amino-acid sequence MAPLSYQGSYTIPVAILAKALQSTLNANIVDIITLVIAFMAVITTLYQVVKPNFIRHNTFLHALLSPTPVWLIVRLFGGVAAVMAYYQVGPAMIWEDNTGGMVLSGLLPTLFCVFIFAGILLPLLLDFGLLELFGTLLSKVMRPIFNLPGRSAIDCMTSWLGDGSVGILLTSKQYEDKFYTQREAAIVGTTFSAVSITFSLVVIAQVNLEHLFIPFYGAVCLAGLVAAVILPRIPPLRWKKDVFIDGSKPDRKADDLPQGYTNFTWGMHLALTKAHHVGSLNKVLVEGIKNAIDMVFGVLPVVMALGTGALMIAEHSSLFEILGQPFIPYLKLLGLPEAVAASQTIVVGFADMFIPAILAAPIDSDMTRFVIAAMSVTQLIYMSEVGALLLGSKIPVSIIELFVIFILRTLVTLPVIVGVAHLVF is encoded by the coding sequence ATGGCACCTTTGAGTTATCAAGGCTCATACACCATTCCGGTGGCCATCTTAGCGAAAGCATTACAATCCACGCTCAATGCTAATATTGTGGATATCATTACCTTGGTTATCGCTTTTATGGCGGTCATTACCACTCTCTATCAAGTCGTAAAACCTAACTTCATTCGTCACAATACCTTCCTGCATGCTTTATTATCCCCCACCCCGGTTTGGCTTATCGTTCGCCTATTTGGCGGGGTTGCGGCTGTCATGGCTTATTACCAAGTTGGCCCCGCGATGATATGGGAAGATAACACTGGCGGTATGGTTCTCAGCGGCTTATTACCTACATTGTTTTGTGTTTTTATCTTTGCGGGAATCCTCCTACCTTTATTGTTGGACTTTGGATTATTAGAATTATTTGGCACGTTATTAAGTAAAGTGATGCGCCCAATTTTTAACTTACCGGGCCGCTCAGCGATTGACTGTATGACCTCTTGGCTCGGTGATGGCTCGGTGGGGATTTTACTGACGAGCAAACAATACGAAGACAAGTTTTATACCCAACGTGAAGCCGCGATTGTCGGCACCACTTTTTCTGCCGTATCGATTACCTTTAGCTTGGTTGTGATCGCCCAAGTTAACCTTGAACATTTATTCATTCCATTTTATGGCGCTGTGTGTCTCGCCGGTTTGGTGGCCGCTGTTATTTTGCCGCGCATTCCACCACTACGTTGGAAAAAAGATGTCTTTATTGATGGCTCAAAACCCGATAGAAAGGCCGATGACCTGCCGCAAGGTTACACCAACTTTACTTGGGGAATGCACTTAGCGTTAACCAAAGCTCATCATGTTGGCTCGCTCAATAAAGTGCTTGTTGAGGGAATTAAAAATGCGATTGATATGGTTTTTGGTGTCTTGCCAGTAGTCATGGCTCTGGGAACGGGCGCATTAATGATTGCCGAGCACAGCTCATTATTTGAGATCCTTGGTCAGCCTTTCATTCCTTATCTCAAATTATTAGGCTTGCCAGAGGCGGTCGCGGCGTCACAGACCATTGTGGTGGGCTTTGCTGATATGTTTATCCCTGCTATTTTGGCGGCGCCTATCGACAGCGATATGACTCGATTTGTGATTGCTGCCATGTCGGTCACTCAGCTAATTTATATGTCTGAAGTCGGTGCTCTATTACTTGGCAGTAAGATCCCTGTCAGTATCATTGAATTATTTGTGATCTTTATTTTACGAACTTTAGTCACCCTGCCCGTGATTGTCGGTGTGGCGCATTTAGTCTTCTAA
- a CDS encoding DEAD/DEAH box helicase → MSFSSLGLSTPLLKAVEEQGYTTPSPIQAKAIPAVIEGQDVMAAAQTGTGKTAGFTLPILECLLSGERVKPNQVRALILTPTRELAAQVQKNVEQYSQYTRLKSNVVFGGVKINPQMMKLRQGTDILVATPGRLLDLYNQNAVRFSQLEVLVLDEADRMLDMGFIRDIRKILAFLPAKRQNLLFSATFSDEIRALAKGLVNNPVEISVNPANQTATTVEQCIYPADQRKKAPMLLKLIQDNDWQQVLVFSKTKHGANRLSRFLDEKGITSAAIHGNKSQGARTKALENFKTGEVRVLVATDIAARGIDIAQLPQVVNFDLPHVSEDYVHRIGRTGRAGAAGKAISLVCVDEAHDLFSIERLIKQVLPRMELDGFPVVNTLPESKLDTRPIKPKKPKKPKKTFQRNDGQRNDGQRSNENARGHQPASNRRRTGAPKPAAASREGGQQEATKASPTSGRKPHSAQRNSKNNGRNFTSQSVK, encoded by the coding sequence ATGAGTTTTTCCTCTTTAGGACTATCTACCCCTTTACTTAAAGCGGTGGAAGAACAAGGCTATACCACACCATCTCCCATTCAAGCCAAAGCAATTCCTGCGGTGATTGAAGGGCAAGATGTTATGGCGGCAGCACAAACAGGTACAGGTAAGACGGCGGGTTTTACCTTGCCTATTCTGGAGTGTTTGTTGTCAGGTGAGCGTGTCAAACCTAATCAAGTTCGTGCTTTAATTTTAACGCCAACCCGAGAATTAGCGGCTCAAGTGCAAAAAAATGTTGAGCAATACAGCCAATACACGCGTTTAAAATCGAATGTGGTCTTTGGTGGGGTGAAAATTAATCCACAAATGATGAAACTCCGTCAAGGCACCGACATTCTTGTGGCTACGCCGGGTCGTTTATTGGATTTGTATAATCAAAATGCAGTGCGTTTTTCACAACTAGAAGTGTTGGTGTTAGATGAAGCTGACCGCATGTTGGATATGGGATTCATCCGCGATATTCGTAAGATCCTAGCGTTTTTACCAGCCAAAAGGCAGAACCTACTTTTCTCTGCCACGTTCTCGGATGAGATTCGCGCTTTGGCAAAAGGTTTAGTGAATAATCCTGTTGAAATTTCGGTGAATCCTGCGAACCAAACGGCCACGACTGTCGAACAATGTATCTATCCTGCGGATCAGCGTAAGAAAGCGCCAATGCTACTAAAATTAATTCAAGACAATGATTGGCAGCAAGTATTGGTCTTTAGTAAAACCAAGCATGGGGCCAACCGTTTAAGTCGTTTCTTAGATGAAAAGGGCATTACGTCAGCCGCTATTCACGGTAATAAAAGCCAAGGTGCACGGACGAAAGCATTAGAAAACTTTAAAACCGGTGAAGTTCGCGTGTTAGTTGCCACGGATATTGCAGCTCGCGGCATCGATATTGCACAATTGCCTCAAGTGGTGAACTTTGACTTACCACATGTCTCTGAAGATTATGTTCACCGTATTGGTCGTACTGGCCGTGCTGGGGCGGCGGGTAAAGCGATTTCACTGGTTTGCGTCGATGAAGCGCATGATTTATTTTCGATTGAACGCTTAATCAAACAAGTGTTACCTCGTATGGAATTGGATGGTTTTCCAGTCGTTAATACCTTACCTGAATCAAAGTTAGACACTCGACCAATTAAGCCGAAGAAACCTAAAAAGCCAAAGAAAACGTTTCAACGCAATGATGGGCAACGTAATGATGGGCAACGTTCTAACGAGAATGCACGTGGTCATCAACCAGCAAGTAATCGTCGTCGCACTGGGGCGCCGAAACCCGCAGCAGCGTCACGAGAGGGCGGCCAGCAAGAAGCGACAAAAGCTAGCCCAACAAGTGGACGCAAGCCTCATTCTGCGCAACGCAACTCAAAAAATAATGGCCGTAACTTTACCTCCCAATCGGTGAAGTAA
- a CDS encoding GNAT family N-acetyltransferase, which produces MFVREAEFQDYSQIAQIHAKSWQQVYQGLLAPDYLEHRVADEHLAMWQTRLTHPALNQGVLVLEDDGQLCGFVCLYGNHSFEQGTMIDNLHVVAGKRGKGYGKALLASAAQWATTHFSEMGMYLEVLQGNDKAKAFYLTLNPHNQEDFIWDAPCGTPVPCHRYAWQTPQQLLDATQ; this is translated from the coding sequence ATGTTCGTTAGAGAAGCAGAATTTCAAGACTATTCCCAAATCGCCCAAATTCATGCCAAAAGTTGGCAGCAAGTGTATCAAGGGTTATTAGCCCCCGATTATTTAGAGCATCGAGTCGCGGATGAACATTTAGCGATGTGGCAAACGCGGTTAACGCACCCTGCGCTAAATCAGGGGGTGTTAGTGTTAGAAGATGACGGCCAGTTATGTGGCTTCGTGTGCCTATATGGGAATCACAGCTTTGAACAAGGCACCATGATAGATAACTTGCACGTAGTAGCAGGGAAGCGCGGTAAAGGCTATGGTAAAGCGCTATTAGCCTCCGCAGCACAATGGGCAACCACGCATTTCTCAGAGATGGGGATGTATCTTGAGGTATTACAAGGGAATGATAAGGCGAAAGCTTTTTACCTCACCTTAAATCCTCATAATCAAGAAGACTTTATTTGGGATGCTCCGTGTGGAACGCCAGTACCGTGTCATCGCTATGCTTGGCAAACCCCTCAGCAATTACTTGATGCTACGCAATGA